In Oscillospiraceae bacterium, the sequence TATGGAAAAGTATTCTTCTGCTACAATTGTATCAGGCTCAAAATCATTCCCTATGATAAAACAATTTTTTGGAACAGATTATAACGATAGAATGTTAATAGTAAACGAAGGCGACACTCTGGAACTCGGAAACCATACACTTAACTTTATTAATGCACCTATGGTACACTGGCCTGAAGTTATTATGACTTATGAATCTTATACAAAAACATTATTTTCTGCTGACGGTTTCGGTAAATTCGGAACAATTGACACAGATGAAGAATGGTTAGATGAAGCAAGGCGCTATTATATTGGCATTGTGGGAAAATTTGGTACTCAGGTGCAAAATGTACTTAAGAAAGCATCAACTCTTCAAATAGAGAGAATTTGCGCCTTACACGGACCTGTTCTTTCTGATAATCTTTCTTATTATATAGATAAATATGATAAATGGTCTTCCTATACTCCTGAAGAAGACGGAGTTTTAATAGCATATAGTTCAGTATATGGAAACACTGAAGATGCAGTTAATATTTTAAAAAGCGAACTTGATAAGTTGAATTATAAAAATATATCAGTTTTAAATCTTACAAGATGTGATATGCACGAAGCTGTTGCACTTGCATTTAAATATTCCAAACTCATTCTTGCAACAACAACATACAACACAGGAATTTTCCCTTGTATGAGAGAATTTATAAATCATTTAACCGAAAGAAACTTTAAAGCAAGAAAAGTAGGTATTATTGAAAACGGCTCCTGGGCGCCAATGTGCGAAAAAATAATTAAGAAATCATTTGAAAATTCAAATGGAATTGAATATTTTGAAAAAACTATAAGTATTAAATCTAAAGTATCTGATAACAATATTGAAGATATTAAATCACTTGCTAAAGAGATTGTATCCAATTTATAAAGCTACTACTAATTATCTTAAAAAGAGGTAAGTTTAAAACTTACCTCTTTTATTAAACATTTTATAAAATATCATACCGACTATAAGGCTTACGCTTCCCTGAATCAGATTAATCGGTGTATTTATAAGTGATGGTATAAATCCATAAAGGAAACTTTCGAAAATAAGATATCCTGATACCATAAAAAATTCCGAAACAATTCCCCCTAAAAGGAATGGAAGAATATTATTATTTTTCAAAGACAAACGCTTATATAAAGAATAAAATATCAAAGCCATAAGACCTTTAATCAAAAATGTTACAGGTGCATATATGGTATATCCCAATACGATGTCAGAAAGAAATGATCCTATCGAAGCTGCTAAAAATGAGTATGAAGGCGGAAGAATCCATGCCGAAATCAATATAACTGCATCACCTAAGTTTATGTAACCTTTTGGAACAGGAATTTTTATAAGTGCAGTTACAACAAATATAACCGCAGCAAACATTGATGCTCTCACAATTTTTCTCGTTTTATTCATATATTTACATCTCCTTTTTTATTATTCTATCACACAATAAAAAATATGTAAATAAATTTGTTTGACTTATATTTACTTTTTATGTATAATGTATATTAAAACAACCGTTCTACAAGGAAGTGTAAAATGAAAAAACAAACTTTCCTCCCTAAAAGATTGGACATTGAAGGTAAATTCTTCGATGCTGAACTAGTAAAAAATATAAAAACAGGAATGATATACTGTCATTCCCATTTTTTAATATACTTATTTAAAAAGCAACATCTGAGTAACGTTGAATGTAAATTCGAACCCGGTACTGCAATTATATTAAGTCCGTTTGATTTTCAATATAACGAACATTATGATATAGAGTCATCTGATGCCTACTGCATAAAATTCACACATAAAATATTTAGCGAAAATCTTTATAAAATATGCAATTTTGACCACTTCCCCATTGTTGCTAAATTAAATAAAAAAGACTACATGGTGGCAGAAGGGCTATGTAATTTTTTAATTTCAGAAAAATCAAACAGAGCAACTCTTACACAGGAAATACTTATAAAAAATGTTTTAGAGCAATTGTTTATTATAATTTTAAGAAACTCCACAAAAAAAATTTCTCAGGTACCGTCAAACTTATCAATAGTTAATGCTCTTAACTATATTCACGAAAATTTCAGAAATAAGATTAGCATAAAAGACGTTGCTGATATATGTTACTATACACCTAATTATTTTAGTTATTGTTTTAAAAAAGAAATGGGCATTTCCTTTCAGAAATATCTATATAATCTAAGACTTGATTATGGATATAATCTTATAAAATACGGGAACAAAAGCTGTTCAGAGGCTTGCTTTGAATCAGGATTTACTTCTGTTGAATTTTTTTGTACTTCATTTAAAAATAAATTTGGATATTCTCCAAAGAAAACAACTTAATTATTATCATCTTCATTTATTCAAGCAAATCCTCTATTACATCTTTAAGATGCATCAAACTTACTTTATTAGAATTTAATGTAACCAAAATTTCCAGTGCTTTTTTAAGATTTACTGTTACATCACTCACACAAACAGTTCCTTTTTTATCCCTTATACTATATGTATTATACTGTCCAATATCTTCATCGTACTTATTTTCCATATATAATTCATAAGTAATTTCGTACTTTCCCAATATAAGCACTCCCTTTTCAACGCAATATTATGTCATATTTTCGCAAAAAATGCGAATTTTTATTTAAAAAAAATATTGCTTATTTCATTACAATTAAGTTTCAGCAATAAAGATATTCGTAAAACCTCTCCTACTTTAAATTTTGTTTTTCTTTCCAGTTTAGATTTTAAAGTTTTTTCAGAAATCCCCAATTCCTTTGCAAGATAAGGAATTGAATACCCTCTTTTACTGATTAAATTTTCCAACATTAAATTATTCCCCCTATTTCGCATTTTATGCGACAATTTTAATTTAACACATTAATTATTTCTTGTCAACACTTTTTCGCATTTTTTGCAAAAAATAAAAAAGTTTGTTGCAAGTTTAAAAAAAATATGTTAAAATTACTTTGAGGTGGTATAATGAACATCGGACAAAGAATGCGTGATAGACGAATTGAACTTAATATAAATCCCAAGGATATTGCCAAAAAAATCGGAAAGTCTGTTTCAACATATTACAGATACGAAACCGGAGAAATTGAAAAACTTACTATATCCAAAATGTGTGAAATAGCAGAATTTCTTAAGGTATCTCCTATTTATTTACTTCTTGGAAACAATTCTGAAAATGATACTACTACTGAAAAAGCACCTTCAACATATCAATTTCCAAACTATAGCACAACAAAATATAAAGCAAGCCAATCTTATGCCTCCTATCCCTCAGAAGAATATTCTACACAAAAAACAAAAGA encodes:
- a CDS encoding FprA family A-type flavoprotein, producing MKITDNIYYIGINDKNIDLFEGQYKVKNGMAYNSYVIIDEKIAVFDTVEKSFGKEWLLNLDKVLDGKTPDYLIIQHMEPDHSANIDKFMEKYSSATIVSGSKSFPMIKQFFGTDYNDRMLIVNEGDTLELGNHTLNFINAPMVHWPEVIMTYESYTKTLFSADGFGKFGTIDTDEEWLDEARRYYIGIVGKFGTQVQNVLKKASTLQIERICALHGPVLSDNLSYYIDKYDKWSSYTPEEDGVLIAYSSVYGNTEDAVNILKSELDKLNYKNISVLNLTRCDMHEAVALAFKYSKLILATTTYNTGIFPCMREFINHLTERNFKARKVGIIENGSWAPMCEKIIKKSFENSNGIEYFEKTISIKSKVSDNNIEDIKSLAKEIVSNL
- a CDS encoding ECF transporter S component translates to MNKTRKIVRASMFAAVIFVVTALIKIPVPKGYINLGDAVILISAWILPPSYSFLAASIGSFLSDIVLGYTIYAPVTFLIKGLMALIFYSLYKRLSLKNNNILPFLLGGIVSEFFMVSGYLIFESFLYGFIPSLINTPINLIQGSVSLIVGMIFYKMFNKRGKF
- a CDS encoding AraC family transcriptional regulator, with the protein product MKKQTFLPKRLDIEGKFFDAELVKNIKTGMIYCHSHFLIYLFKKQHLSNVECKFEPGTAIILSPFDFQYNEHYDIESSDAYCIKFTHKIFSENLYKICNFDHFPIVAKLNKKDYMVAEGLCNFLISEKSNRATLTQEILIKNVLEQLFIIILRNSTKKISQVPSNLSIVNALNYIHENFRNKISIKDVADICYYTPNYFSYCFKKEMGISFQKYLYNLRLDYGYNLIKYGNKSCSEACFESGFTSVEFFCTSFKNKFGYSPKKTT
- a CDS encoding DUF739 family protein, whose product is MRNRGNNLMLENLISKRGYSIPYLAKELGISEKTLKSKLERKTKFKVGEVLRISLLLKLNCNEISNIFFK
- a CDS encoding helix-turn-helix domain-containing protein gives rise to the protein MNIGQRMRDRRIELNINPKDIAKKIGKSVSTYYRYETGEIEKLTISKMCEIAEFLKVSPIYLLLGNNSENDTTTEKAPSTYQFPNYSTTKYKASQSYASYPSEEYSTQKTKELLLSLDMSIEEFSSLTNISVEQLEIYKKGQCLVDHNHIISISNALDIPPSDILFKRDDSALLKKISKLNAMEIKEVERFIDSMEKNKRNNKKSTY